The following are from one region of the Nicotiana tabacum cultivar K326 chromosome 3, ASM71507v2, whole genome shotgun sequence genome:
- the LOC107806214 gene encoding isocitrate dehydrogenase [NAD] regulatory subunit 1, mitochondrial translates to MARISFPILKKLIQQSTDRCFTTNASPRAVTLIPGDGVGPLVTDSVEQVMQAMKAPVYFERYDVRGDMRCMPEEVIDSIKKNKVCLKGGLKTPVGGGVSSLNVQMRKELDLYASIVHCFTFPGLPTRHEDVDIVVIRENTEGEYAGLEHEVVPGVVESLKVITKYCSERIAKFAFEYADVNKRKKVTAVHKANIMKLADGLFLESCREVATKHPEIQYEEIIVDNCCMQLVSRPEQFDVMVTPNLYGNLIANTAAGLAGGTGVMPGGSVGTDQAVFEQGASAGNVGNEKILKLKKANPVALLLSSAMMLRHLEFPSFADRLETAVKRVIAEGKVRTKDLGGDSTTQEVVDAIIAALD, encoded by the exons atGGCTCGAATATCCTTCCCAATCCTAAAAAAACTGATCCAACAATCCACGGATCGCTGTTTCACCACTAACGCCTCGCCACGAGCCGTCACGCTGATCCCAGGCGACGGCGTTGGTCCACTGGTAACCGATTCAGTGGAACAAGTGATGCAGGCAATGAAGGCACCCGTTTACTTCGAGCGATACGATGTACGCGGTGATATGAGGTGTATGCCGGAGGAAGTAATTGATTCGATTAAGAAGAATAAGGTTTGTCTAAAAGGAGGGCTAAAGACACCGGTCGGCGGAGGTGTTAGTTCGTTGAATGTGCAAATGAGGAAAGAGCTTGATCTGTACGCTTCTATTGTGCATTGTTTCACTTTCCCAGGGTTGCCTACGCGGCATGAGGATGTGGATATTGTTGTGATTAGGGAAAATACTGAGGGAGAGTACGCTGGCCTTGAGCATGAGGTTGTTCCTGGTGTCGTTGAGAGCCTTAAG GTGATAACAAAATATTGTTCAGAGCGTATAGCAAAATTTGCATTCGAGTATGCTGAtgtaaacaaaagaaagaaggttACAGCTGTGCACAAAGCCAACATCATGAAACTTGCAGATGGTCTATTCCTAGAATCATGTAGGGAAGTTGCAACTAAACATCCAGAAATACAGTACGAGGAGATTATTGTGGATAACTGCTGCATGCAACTTGTCTCAAGGCCAGAACAGTTTGATGTCATG GTGACACCCAACCTCTACGGGAACCTAATTGCAAATACAGCTGCTGGTTTAGCTGGTGGAACAGGAGTCATGCCAGGAG GAAGTGTTGGGACTGATCAAGCAGTTTTTGAGCAAGGTGCTTCAGCTGGGAATGTTGGCAATGAAAAGATTTTGAAGCTTAAGAAAGCAAATCCAGTGGCACTTCTTCTGTCGTCAGCAATGATGCTTAGACATCTCGAATTTCCATCATTTGCTGATCGTTTAGAAACAGCTGTAAAACGTGTAATAGCAGAGGGAAAAGTCAGGACAAAGGACCTTGGAGGGGATAGCACTACCCAAGAAGTTGTTGATGCAATTATAGCTGCTCTAGACTAA